In the Primulina tabacum isolate GXHZ01 chromosome 15, ASM2559414v2, whole genome shotgun sequence genome, aataaaaaatattataaggGCATTTATTCTTTATTCAAAATTGGTTTGGAGGAAATAAATATGCTAAACTCTATCTATTTGCTGTGTTGATTTCATTTAACCGAtcaagttgaattttatttaaatagaaTCCATGTAAATTATTGGCCACCATTGTGTCAAACCAACTTTAATAAACAAATCTCTATAATTTTGTAACAACTCACCGTAGTTATATTTAGAAAAGAAATCTTTTACGAACACCGAGGTTGTATTATAATTTGAGGAAGTAACTGAAACGACTTCACTTcaatgatttaaaaaataaagaatttcaaattcatgttAGAAGCATTTAACCAGATAAATCACCAGAAGTGATATTTTCggtttattatattttacatagagtaggtcttttgtgataggatctcatgaatctttatatgtgagacatgtcaaccctaccgatattcacaataaaaagtaatattctaagcataaaaaataatatttttttacgaatgacctaaataagatatccgtctaacaaaatacgactcgtgagatcgtctcacatgagtttttgtcttTTATAAATTACAAAATGTTCGTATGAATGTTTGAATTCAAAAAAATGACTTTTCTGTATTTGTTGTTTGAattgaggtgtttttatatAAGTTTCTTTTTAAAAACACATAAACGAGCGAAAAATGACTCAAGTTTGATGTGAAATTACCAAGTCAGGGAGTGTAGGTTGTCAATCTGAGTTTTCCACATCTGTGCTAACTGACATGTTGCATTGGCGCCGCCTATAACGGGAAACGGCCGTATGCAATGGGCTGTCTTTCATCTGAACTCAAATTCATTTATTCCTTGTACCTGGTGGTTCAGAAATCACGGGCGAGATTGAcagaaaaattaacaaaaaatcaCTCACTTTTATGGAGAGATTGGTGTCAATATTCCAATCAGATTTGTGCTCAAAATAATTGATCTTTTCAAGTCTCATCCTTTAAAGAAATTATAGCTCAaacttaaattataaaattactaTCATTCCATCATATTCACTCACCCAGAATTGTTTCCACACTAATCTTAACCACGAActatccatcgactttttgtgagattttttaatcaatatttGGCAATTtcttaaagatatttttttcaCTATTTTTTATAACAGAAGGGAGACTTGTATTATGTGATATGTATAATGTACTGGATCGAATCTAAAATGGGCCCAAATTGTTTGGGCTAATTGGGAATCGCTCATTTACCAATGAGGTGGTGTACagtgtttttcttttttgtgtAACTTAATGTATATATTCAGTAAATTTTATGTCGTTTTAATTGGTGTTCTATGCAAAGTGCTTAAGATTCGAACCGTTTGAAACTAGCAAACTTCTATTATAAATAGATGCAACTTTAACACTAGAAATATTTAGCCATCGTATCCCAATTACGTTCATACAAGATCGCACTGGCTATATTACATGCATTGATAATCGTTTATCCTAGAATTgtacaatattttaaaattcgaaatttactCCATAACTGTATGTTTGAATACAGTGGCACACAACCACGGCCAAAATTGTCATCACGCTACTCAGAGAAACAACTCCGgccctcctgatcaagcttatTCCTAAAACAGCACATTCATTTATACATCAAGAAACAAAATACTATGTTAGGAACATCGTTCAAAATCCAAAAGAtacaattaattttattttaaaaaaaaaacgaagaAGTCAATTTGGAAGAAAACCTACAGCTACTCTAACCAGTTCGTTCCAACAAAATGCACAAGGAATGGTCTAGTACTGGGGAATTGAAGGAATCTGTAATATTACCGTAGCTAGTACTGGGGATTGCAGTGGAAGATGAAGTTGATCCGTTGCCCAAGTTGATTCCAAGACTTGTGCAATCCACTCCGAATGCACCTAATTCATTTATTCAACACCACTTCCTTAATTTAGTTTGTATAACTTTGagatatatatttcatttatgCATGGTTTTACCCCCAAGAAATTATTTCACAACTCTTTCcgataattattttatatttaacttTCCATGCATCGGCCCCCAAAAAATAATACTATATCTCATTGTATGTTTCgatcatatatatgtatgttatACGTGTGTGTATTATTCTTACATTGTTTGTAGCATGGGAAATTAGTGGCATTGAACAAATTGTAGAAGCCGTCTTCACATAGGCAAGTGGATCTGAAAACCGAGGTTTTCACGCATTTCCCAGGTCCACAATCGGTCCAGAAGCATGCTACGCGTgtaacaaattaatgaaatttaaacaaAGTCAATTCCCACACGTACGCAtagtatataataaataaatatggatttaatcattattagctCAATGTTAAAGAAAAGTAGGACATACGATCCAAGAATGATGAAGTAGGCTTGTCGTTGTTCGGCGCCGGTGCAGAGGCATTGACGCAGCTGTTGTTCCATGAAcctgtgtgtgtatatatatatatatgccacgttttattttattttattttatgttatgttatATGAAATTCATCAATCATCCACCATTATTGAACGCGGGATCAAAAAGACTTTTGTATCTGAACAGGACTATGCCGATCAACCTTAGTATTCTTGAATGCGCAATTAAAAGAACATTTAATACTCACACAGAGCTAAATTCAAGGACAAACCAAGAGCTAGTTCTACACCTTGAAATATGTCATAATTCAGCGAAAATATATTTCTATTCGAGCTCGAACTCGACACGAGTAACTTGAGTTTGCATTTGAGATGTGCTGTGAGAGATCCAATAATTATGACAATATTCCTTCAAACGTTCATATACAACAATCTAGGAAGattttacaataaataaattatatattgttCAAGCCATTATTGTCACTTAATAAACTTGAACAATTAATATGGGGTTGAAGAAATATCGTTGAAAGAAAATAACTTACAATTGGGAATCACACAAGGCAAGAACTTGAGAGATTCATCGCCTGTATCACCACTTTGTTTCCAACCAGAATCGCATTCGCATTTATAACCAAAAGCGCTATTATTCGAAGCTAAGCAATTTCCCTTCCCACACAGATCACTTTCTTGGCAAACATTTTCTACAATACCAAAAGACAGTCTCGCAAAATCCAGCGACATCCCACAAATAAAAAACTAATTGATAATCTTGAGGAGATAGAACATAAATCATCCAAACCAGAAAACGCGAACATCCCATATATTCATCAAAATGAAGAGCAGAAATAATAGTGAAATTTTAAAGAGAACGGGCTAAGAGACAAACCAAACAAGGGGGCGGAATTGGATGTGCCAAAACAAGATTGAAGAAGGAGAATGATTGCAAGAACAGAAACCGCAGCCATGAACAAAATCTTCAAGTGGATTAGCGGAATAGCTTGCCAGGGGAGGTTAACTAATACGTTTTAACTGTGTATTTAGTGGCTATGGAGATTTTGCATACAGTTGAAAAGCCAAACGTGGGGATAAATCGGGCTCTGTAATTGTAACATTGGTTGGGAGTTCGTTAATAAATAAAAACTGGCCTTATGTTCTACAAACTTTCATGTCAAGCCACGTTACTTCCTTAGGTGTATACAAAGAATTtggataattttattaattggtTAAGTTGATAAAAGCGAATCAATGCAGccgatatatatattatgatatataaaataaattagtaATCGTGACACATAACGATGTGTAGATaacataataattaatattctGTATTgcatttttttcttaattttttcgTTCGATTTAATAATTTGACCATTGAATCAAAGTTTAGTGAACTGTTAGAATGTGATCGCATGGCAGAAAATCGAGGGGAGAATTCTTTCACTCGGATTCATGTACTACATTAATTTTGATTAATTTCGTCCacttttgaaaaaaatttatttaattacaactgTGAATAAAAAATGTcacatttgttttttttttaaaaaattatatattacatTGAGCGACCGCCTAGCTAGATTTTGAGCCGCCTAGGTGACGATTCTTTTGTTCATCAACAGTCTTGATTCGGTTAAAGAAGACAGGAAAAATAGCGATGatgaagaacaaataaatagTTTGctcaattatttgaaaatatatttagaaCTAGGTTCTGTCTCATAGAATATGCATTAGTTGTCGAAAAATAGATTATGATCAAAAGGTTaatatgaaaatttatattttctctGTCTTTATATATTTAGGCcgaatttatttttcattcttCTCGATATTGTAGTCCGGTTTccatatttgatattatttttccAATTCTTTTTCTAATTTATCCCTATTTAATTTGCTTTTCAACTAATTTTTTATCCAATTAAAACATTCATTAAACAATagtcaaataaaaattttatttataaaatttaccTTTTCAATAATTTTCTTAAACGGTGTGAAAATACATATAAGCCTAAACTAATTTGAGGCCAAATATCACTATGTTATTTTCCAGGAGGCCATTTTTTAAATGTACTTTGAAATTCGActcttattaaaaaaaaaaaattaaaagaaaaatttgacTCTTATTGAATGTACTGTTATCGGGCTCATCGATAGTACCAGCCCAAAGAAATAGCTTTACTGAAATTTGAACATCTAAATAATCAGCCCAATAAAGCAAGCCCATTATGTATCCACAGATATATAATACGCAAACAAAACCTAGGGCTTCCCTGCTGTTCACATTTTACGCAGGAATTTATCTTGTAGCCGTCTCTCCATCGAGCAGAGCTCAGCAGCCATGGCCGTCGGGTAAACCTTCTCTCTCCATGCGTGTATTATATAGACAATTTTAGGGTTGCGCTTCATTTTGTGTGACTTGGATGTTCATTGTTGTTTCCATTTACAGTAAGAACAAGAGGATTTCGAAGGGGAAGAAGGGAGGCAAGAAGAAAGCGTGAgtttttttgttattatttgcgTTTTAGTGTAACCTGAGAAGTGATTTATTGATTCCTTTGATTAATTATAGGTCTGACCCATTTGCAAAGAAGGATTGGTACGATATTAAGGCACCGTCCATATTCAATACTAGAAATGTTGGCAAAACCCTTGTCACTCGTACTCAGGGTACTAAGGTATAATCTTACGTGGTCTACTTATAGTTTGATCTGATTTTTTGTTTGCTTTAGCATTGCTTGCTGAAATTTAATTCGTGAATGGAGGTTAATTTTGTTGGTTGAATATGGTGTTCTCTTGCTTTGACACCTCACTTCTGTAGTTTATACTTGTCTGTTTTATTGGTGCCTTGGATGCTCAAAACTGGCATGTATGTGGACATTCTCAAATTTTTTAGATTCTTATTCTTGTTTTTTGATCATTTAATTGGGTCCAAGGTCTTCTCTTTATTGGTTATCACTAGCATGACTTGATTCAGTTGTGAGTTTGTGTGTTTCTTTTCTTGCTTATTTGCTGTGAGTCTGTGACATTATAAATTCAGGAGAAATgtttaaaattctaaatatgtaaacaaatgctGTAATGAAGGCACAAATATGTTGTTCACCTTTGTTTTATCATTCTAAGGATTCGTTATGTAGGTTCTATTTGTTGCGGATGGAAATTTCAACCTGATactcttaaatttaatttttccaaGTAGGCTAGAAAATACTAACAGAGTGTTTTAAGAtcgaaattaatttattttttgtagATTGCATCTGAAGGACTCAAGCACCGTGTGTATGAGGTGTCCTTGGCTGATCTGCAAGGTGATGAAGATCATGCCTTCAGGAAGATCCGCTTGAGAGCTGAGGATGTTCAGGGAAAAAATGTTCTCACAAATTTTTGGGTATGAAGAAACGGAAGATGTATTTATATCAGTATGCGCTAGGTGTCTCTCCAATTGTGACATTTTCTTTGAAATTGCAGGGTATGGACTTCACTACCGATAAATTAAGGTCACTTGTTAAGAAATGGCAATCGCTGATTGAGGCTCATGTTGATGTCAAAACAACTGACAGTTATACTTTGAGAATGTTCTGCATTGGCTTCACCAAGAAGCGTGTGAATCAACAGAAGAGGACATGTTATGCGCAGTCCAGCCAGATTCGTCAAGTGAGTATTTTTTTGTAATAAaccatgataaattttaataagacAGCATAATAATATTCACGGTTAGGACTGGAGTGCACCTATGAAGTAACGCTAAGCAATGTGAAGgctctattttttattttcattgttATTTAACCTGTCATGCCTCATTTTTTT is a window encoding:
- the LOC142527381 gene encoding uncharacterized protein LOC142527381 produces the protein MAAVSVLAIILLLQSCFGTSNSAPLFENVCQESDLCGKGNCLASNNSAFGYKCECDSGWKQSGDTGDESLKFLPCVIPNCSWNNSCVNASAPAPNNDKPTSSFLDPCFWTDCGPGKCVKTSVFRSTCLCEDGFYNLFNATNFPCYKQCAFGVDCTSLGINLGNGSTSSSTAIPSTSYGISLIRRAGVVSLSSVMTILAVVVCHCIQTYSYGVNFEF
- the LOC142527272 gene encoding small ribosomal subunit protein eS1-like yields the protein MAVGKNKRISKGKKGGKKKASDPFAKKDWYDIKAPSIFNTRNVGKTLVTRTQGTKIASEGLKHRVYEVSLADLQGDEDHAFRKIRLRAEDVQGKNVLTNFWGMDFTTDKLRSLVKKWQSLIEAHVDVKTTDSYTLRMFCIGFTKKRVNQQKRTCYAQSSQIRQIRRKMREIMVNQAQSCDLKDLVQKFIPESIGKEIEKATSSIYPLQNVYIRKVKILKAPKFDLGKLMEVHGDYGEDVGVKLERPAEETTMAEATEVVGA